The genomic segment TCTCCACCCACGTCTCGCCCTTGCGCACGAACACCTGCTCGCTGGGCTTCCCGGAGCGAATGACGGCAACGGTGTGAACCTCGATCTTGGGGACCGGAAGCGGGGCGCTGACCACCGCCGGAGCCGGGGTTAGCCGCGGCCGTGCTTTGGCTCTGGTTCTGGTCGCCAGGGGCTTCGCCGGCGGCGCCGAGGTGCCGATCAGCGTCTCCCGGGTCGCGCCCGTCGTCTGCACGACCCCCTCATCCCGGAGGTTGCGCATCCCGATCGTCAGCTTTCCCTCGTTCTGGGCCAGGGCCAGGCGCTCGGCCTGATCGGGAGTGAGCGCCAGCGTGACCGTCGTCACCGAGACTGGCCGGTTGTCCCGCATCTCCACGGCCTGGCCGGCGGCCAGCACGGCCACGTCCTGCAGGATCAGCTTGGCAATCCGGTCTTGCCGATTCGCGGCCCTCGGCATGCTCACGAAGACGTCCACGCGGCTATTCGGCAGGACGAAGCCGCTTTCCTTGATGGCGTCGTCCACCTTGATGGTGATGGCCCGCTGACCGACGGGCACCAGCATCGGCATGATGCCGCCCTTGCCGGAGAGCTGGGGCGCCAGCTTGCCCTCGAGCAGGGGTTCACCGGCGACGATCGAGCTGCGAACGACGCGGCCCTCGGCGTCGGCCAGGCTCCGGATGGCCCCCGGAGGGACCGTGGGCTTGGGCCAGGGCACGAGCCTCACGTGCTTGCTGGTGATGGTCTCGGCGAGGTCCATGTTCACCGCCGCGACGAGGATCTGTTCGGTCGGCTGCTGCTGGTTGGCCTGGGCGACATTGACGACGACGCGATAGACGAGCAGGCTCGCGGCCAGCCCGATGACCGACGCGAGCACCAGCACAATGATCAGGCGTCTTTTCATGACATGGCTCCTACTCAAACCTCATCACGGCGGCCTCGGTGATGTTGACGGTGCCCAGGGCCGCGTCGAGGATGGGGAGAATACTCGTAAAGGGCACGGACACGGTGGCAGTCACCGGAGATCCGGGCAGACAAGGCGCGGCGCACGTCACCGAGCGGCTGGCCCCGGCCGAGAGATTCAACCCGGTGAGCATCGCGTCGATCTCGGCTTCCGCAGGCGCCGGGTTGAAGGCATCGCCCGTCAGGGTCGGTGTGCGAACACCGATCCGGGCGCCTTCCCGGGCGGCCGCGTTGACGATACTCGCCGTGAGCCAGGCGCGGCTGGCCTCGACGACGCCGAACATGATCAGGAACAGCATCGGCAGGGTGAAGAGGAGCTCCACCGTCGATGAGCCCCGCTGGCCGTTGCGCGCTCGAACTTCGTTCATAGTGAAGGCTCGGCGTGGGGGCCCGATGGGGCCGCCCACGCGTTGCCGAACGGTGGTCCTCTTAGGAGCCACCGACGCCCGGGACATTGGCCAGTACCGTGGTGAACGCGGTGACCAGCGCTCCCTGGACCGGCGTCACGAGCAGGCCGCCGATCGTGGCCAGCACGGCAACCCAGATGACCCACTCGGGGAGCTCCGCCCCCGACTCATCGCGAACCCAATCGAGAACGAATCGCAGCATGCTCAACATTTGTCATTCCTCCGCTCATTGAATAGATAGATTCAAGACTCCAACAACAGCTTCGTCTCTGCCGACTCGCCACCCCGTCCTATCACCCCCTTGACCTCACTCCTCGATGCGGTACGCCAGCACCTCGGCAAATCCCTGGATCTCCAGCGCCACCATCGCCTCCGCCGCTCGCTGATGCGGCACGCGCAGCACGACGCTCGGTGTTCGGCGCAGCTGGTGCCCGCGGCCCACCACTTCCGCCGGGATCCCCAGCGGCTCGAGAATTTCCACGATTCTCGTTACCTCCTCCGCCTCCGACTCCAGGCTCACTACCAGAAACGTGCCGGCATCCGGGCTTCTCTCGCTCATCCCTCGCACCCACTTTAGGTATTGAAGCCGGCACTGCGCTGTTACGCCGGTCGCGTCGGCGGTAGGTGCATCTCTCAAGCCAATCGCGCCGGCGTCGCTGGGGTTGGGGAAGTGCGCGATTCACAAGGCCCCGAACGAGGGCAGCGGGGAACGACACGTGGCCGGCCACGGGGGTCTATTCAAAACTGAATAACCAGAATCGGTTCAGGCGGCCCGGCGCTGGGAGCTATCCTCAGCGATTTCGCGTCGACTTCCGCTGGAAGTCGAGCACATCGGGCGCGTCGCTTCCGATATTCATCGCGGGGCAGGCCCGAATCGATTTCGCATAACCTTTCCGCGAACAGCCCTGCCGAGGCGGACGGACTGCGTGAAGAGTGCCGGGACGTGGGTACAGACGGGGCGAAGACGGGGCGGCTCAGCCGCCGAGGCCGTGCTGCTTGGTCTTGCGAGCGACGGTCGCCTGTCCGACCCCGAGATGGCGGGCGGCCTTGGCCTGCGTTCCGTAGCGGCGCAGGGCCTCGCGGAGGATGTGAGCCTCCACCTGCCGAAGCGCCTGTCGGAGATTCAGCCCTTCAATGCCCGGAGCTGCTGCCGCCGAACCCGTCCCACAGCTCGCGATCTCGCGGGGCAGGTCACTCACGTCGATGGTTGCACCTTTGACGAGGATGCTGAGGCTTTCGACGAGGTTCCAGAGCTCGCGGACGTTCCCGGGAAAGACGTAGCGGCAGAGCGCCTGCATGGCCTCGCCTGTAAAGGTCTTCTTCGCGCCCAGGCGTCGGGCTAGCTGTTCCTGCATCATGTCGACGAGGTCCGGAATGTCCTCAGGATGCTCGCGAAGCGGTGGGATCGGGACGACCAGAATGTGGAGTCGGTAGAAGAGGTCCCTGCGGAACGTGCCTTCCTCCATCATCTTGCCCAGGTCCCGGTTCGTCGCGGTCAGGATGCGGACGTCCGGACGCCTGGCCTCGCTCCCGCCCACCGGCCAGACCTCGCCCGTGTCCAGAAACCGCAGGAGCTTCACCTGCAGGCTCAACGGCAGGTCACCGACCTCATCCAGGACGAGCGTGCCGCGGTGCGCAAGATTGATGACCCCTAGCCGGCCCCGAGAGTCGGCGCCGGTGAATGCGCCCTTCGCATAGCCGAAGAGTTCCGCCTCCAGCAGCCCTTCCGGGATCGCCCCACAATTCACCACATGGAAGGGTCCGTCCCGACGGGGGGAGGCGTCGTGGATCAGCCTGGCGAAGACGTTCTTGCCCGTTCCCGTCTCTCCGAGGAGTAGCACGGGCGAGTTGACGGCGGCGCACTGCAGGGCGAGGTCATGGACGGCCTGGATCGCTTCACTTCCGATCACCAGGGTGGCCGTCTCGTTTGCCGGAGATTCCGCGCGGCGCATGTCGGTCCAGTCGGCACTGGTCGTCCGGTCCGAGGGCCGCAGCCTGCTCACGAGTTGGCCCAGGCCGGTCACGTCGCGCAGGAAGACCACGACCTGATCACTTCCCGGAACGGCGAGCGGCTTGGCCGTGACAAGGAGCTTGCGTCCCTCGATCCTGTGGGTTCGCGTGACTTCGGCCCGTCGGGTCACGGCCTCCGCGATGAATGCCGATGCGAAGGGGGCGTCGAAGAAGGTCTCATGGATGCTGCGTCCGAGAAGCACCCCACGCTCGCTGCCGACGAGCTTTGCGGCCGCCTGATTGACCTGGAGGATGATGCCTCCTCGGGACACGACCAGGATGCCGTCCGAAACGCCTTCGAGGATCGCATGGACAAAGTTGGCGCCTGGCTCGCCGGCCTCGCCGACGGCCGGAACCGCATAGGAGTGCGGTCCGCCGTTGGTTCCCTTCACGACTCGCGCCTCCGCTCGGCTGCAGATATCACTGGGCACATGACGAACGTAGGGTCAGCCTTCCACGCCGTCAAGTACCTTTCGATCCTGCTGCTACCTACAGGTGGTTACCTTGACTCACTACCCGCGTGGAGCGAACTGTGTTTGACACTCTTGGGTCCTATGCTGCGCGTGGAGCCAGTCGTGTTTGACGCTTTTCGATCCTGATGCCGGTGTGGCCGGCTCCATGATCCCGCGCGCGAGGCCATGGCCCGCATCGCCGAACGCCACCGGCGACTCGTAGCCTCAGAAGCGCTGCCGCGACCACGAACCGATGGTGGCGGAGGGCGGCGAAGGGTGCGCAACGACAATCGCGGCCCTGGTGTCGCCGGTTCTTCGGCAGCGCAGCCGGCCATGGCGGAGGCATCCCAAGCCGGCACCAGACCCGTTCCCCATCTGCGGGGCGCCGGCCGTGCGCTTGGCGCCTGCCCTGGCATCTGGAGGAGAACCAGCACCCGGGTCAGGGCACCCATCGAACCCGAGCCTCCCGAGAGCGCATGTTGGCGGAGACCGTGAGGCAGACCCACCCCCCCGTCAATGCACCGGTCTGCTGAAAAAAATACCCGGGGCTGCTGCCACCTGTCACAGGGCCCCTACAATTGCTTCAAATGTTGGTGGGTTTGGCCCTCTGCTGTGCGACTTTTTGATCGCGCACTATGGGTAAGCCACTGCCTCAGCCCGCCGACCGGCGTCGACCGGTTGTCCTGGCGGTGGACGATAATTGGGGACTGTTGCAGTCCCTCGACCTTGTCCTCGGGAAGCACTACGAAGTCCTGACCGTCTGCGACGGCCACGCAGCCCTGGACGTCGTGCGCTCCCGTCAAGTCGATGCCGTCTTGCTCGACATCCTGATGCCCGGCATGGACGGGCTCGAAGTACTCGGACGC from the Candidatus Methylomirabilota bacterium genome contains:
- the cpaB gene encoding Flp pilus assembly protein CpaB translates to MKRRLIIVLVLASVIGLAASLLVYRVVVNVAQANQQQPTEQILVAAVNMDLAETITSKHVRLVPWPKPTVPPGAIRSLADAEGRVVRSSIVAGEPLLEGKLAPQLSGKGGIMPMLVPVGQRAITIKVDDAIKESGFVLPNSRVDVFVSMPRAANRQDRIAKLILQDVAVLAAGQAVEMRDNRPVSVTTVTLALTPDQAERLALAQNEGKLTIGMRNLRDEGVVQTTGATRETLIGTSAPPAKPLATRTRAKARPRLTPAPAVVSAPLPVPKIEVHTVAVIRSGKPSEQVFVRKGETWVEKDEQKR
- a CDS encoding TadE/TadG family type IV pilus assembly protein; the protein is MNEVRARNGQRGSSTVELLFTLPMLFLIMFGVVEASRAWLTASIVNAAAREGARIGVRTPTLTGDAFNPAPAEAEIDAMLTGLNLSAGASRSVTCAAPCLPGSPVTATVSVPFTSILPILDAALGTVNITEAAVMRFE
- a CDS encoding sigma 54-interacting transcriptional regulator, encoding MKGTNGGPHSYAVPAVGEAGEPGANFVHAILEGVSDGILVVSRGGIILQVNQAAAKLVGSERGVLLGRSIHETFFDAPFASAFIAEAVTRRAEVTRTHRIEGRKLLVTAKPLAVPGSDQVVVFLRDVTGLGQLVSRLRPSDRTTSADWTDMRRAESPANETATLVIGSEAIQAVHDLALQCAAVNSPVLLLGETGTGKNVFARLIHDASPRRDGPFHVVNCGAIPEGLLEAELFGYAKGAFTGADSRGRLGVINLAHRGTLVLDEVGDLPLSLQVKLLRFLDTGEVWPVGGSEARRPDVRILTATNRDLGKMMEEGTFRRDLFYRLHILVVPIPPLREHPEDIPDLVDMMQEQLARRLGAKKTFTGEAMQALCRYVFPGNVRELWNLVESLSILVKGATIDVSDLPREIASCGTGSAAAAPGIEGLNLRQALRQVEAHILREALRRYGTQAKAARHLGVGQATVARKTKQHGLGG